The genomic stretch ACTCAAATAGAAAAGATTTTATGCCTAAAACAGCATTTTGAATTACGGGCGAAGTAACTTCATAACCTAACGAAAGAAGTGCATAAATTGCAATAAACGTCGCGCTAGCATAACTAGATAATGTCCCATCCCTTTCAATATTTTGAATAATATATTCCTCAGCCTTTTTAATTCCTATTTTTGAAAATGTCTTAATAAAAGGAATTTTAAACGCAGGGAACCTTCGTTTTTTGCTAATCTTTTTTAATTTATTGTTTGTAAATAAATGTTGTATAGTAGGTGTCCATTTATTTTTAGTCGTAAACTTTTTATGTCCTAATATTAAAAGTGGTGCAAAGTGAAATCGAACGTAAGAGCTAAATTTATAGAAGGACAAAGGAAAAGATTTGGGTACGTTCATTAAGAGAAGAGGAATTGGAAAAAAACTTGGCCATGGATACAATTCATGTAAAGCTAGCATAAATTTTGTTGAGACGTGTACACTTTCTAATCCACCATTTTGGCGAATAAATTCTTCTGCTTTCTTCATTTTTTCATTCGAAATTTCGATATAACCTGAAAATAGTAGTGCAGTGTATGCCTCAACAGTCACAGATAAATTTCCTGAGTCATCGTCAAAAAGTTTCCAAGCACCGCTTGAGTCTTGTTTTATTAATAAACGATTTACTAGTGTCTTAATTAAATCTTCATCGTTATATTCAAGTGTTCTTAAAATAATAATCATATAGGCATCTGTCATAGGACCACTTTCGAAACAATATCTCCACGAACCATCATCGGACTGATCCAACTTAATCTTATCTATTAGACCGTCCATTTCAGCTCTAATCTGCTCTGATAAAACCATTTTCACTCTTCACCGCCAACTGATCTTGATACAAATTTTTTATATAAATATGTATATGGTTATCAGTTAAAGCAGGTAACTAAAGGTATAAATCTTTTGTTAAGGAAACTAATACAGCCAACTAGTTTTTTTAAACAGTTGTTTAAGTTTAAAAAAAAATAAAAAGGAAGTATTTCAGAAAGCAAGAATACTAAAAAAAAGCCTCTATTTAAATTTCCAATATTTAGTAGATTGGCTTTTTAGTTTTTTATAAAAAAAGGGGTGGGGATAAGATGGATCGAGATTATTTAATAAAACCATTGCTTGGTCAGCATTACCCTATGATTTCACATGGGGAAGGTGTGTACTTATTTGATAAAGATGGAAATCGGTACATTGATGGTTCATCTGGTGCAATTACCGTAGGGATTGGTCATGGCGTTGAAGAGATTATTAATGTGATGACTGAACAAGCAAAACAAGTATCATTTGTCTACCGTTCACAGTTTACAAGTGAACCTGCTGAGAAGCTAGCAAAGAAGCTAAGTGAAATTACTCAAGGTGATTTAAACTGGACATTCTTTGTTAATAGCGGCACTGAAGCTACAGAAACTGCTATGAAACTAGCAATACAGCATTACCAAGAGAAGGGTAAAAAAGGTAAGAATAAAATCCTTTCACGCTGGATGAGTTATCATGGCATAACAATTGGTGCTTTATCCATGTCGGGGCACCCTTTACGTCGTCAGCGTTTTGTTCCAATATTGGAGGATTATCCTTCAGTTTCACCACCATATTGCTATCGTTGTCCTTTCAACTTAGAACACCCATCTTGTGATTTAGCATGTGCATCTGAACTAGAAACAGCCATTGATCGAATTGGTCCTGAGCATATTGCAGCATTTATTGCTGAGCCAATAATTGGTGCTGCAGGTGGTGCAATCGTGCCATCTAAAGGTTACTACCAAAGAATAAAAGCCATTTGTGAAAAATATGATATTTTACTAATTTCAGACGAGGTTATGACTGGCTTTGGTCGTACTGGAAAAATGTTTGCAATGGAGCACTGGGGTGTCCAGCCTGATATTGTGACACTTGGAAAAGGATTAACTTCTGGGTACACACCAATGGCTGCAACTATTGCAAGCGATCGAGTGATCGAACCAATTATGCAAGGCTCAAAACTTGTAATGAGCGGGCATACATTTAGTGCAAACCCATTATCAGCAGCAGTTTCCTTAGCTGTTATTGAATATGTTGAGAAACATAATTTAGTACAAGCTGCAGAAGAAAAAGGTAACTATTTAATGAATAAACTCCAAGGATTAAAAGAGAAATTTTCAATCATTGGAGATGTTAGAGGAAAAGGCTTATTAATCGGCATCGAATTTATAAGTAACATAAAATTAAGTGCGTTTATTCAAAAAGTAATGAATAAAGGCTTGCTATTATACCCTTCCGTTGCGGGAAAAAATGGAAAAGAAGATTCAGCCTTCATGATTGCTCCACCTTTAACCATTACTTATGGAGAACTGGATGAATTACTTCAAA from Arthrobacter citreus encodes the following:
- a CDS encoding aspartate aminotransferase family protein — translated: MDRDYLIKPLLGQHYPMISHGEGVYLFDKDGNRYIDGSSGAITVGIGHGVEEIINVMTEQAKQVSFVYRSQFTSEPAEKLAKKLSEITQGDLNWTFFVNSGTEATETAMKLAIQHYQEKGKKGKNKILSRWMSYHGITIGALSMSGHPLRRQRFVPILEDYPSVSPPYCYRCPFNLEHPSCDLACASELETAIDRIGPEHIAAFIAEPIIGAAGGAIVPSKGYYQRIKAICEKYDILLISDEVMTGFGRTGKMFAMEHWGVQPDIVTLGKGLTSGYTPMAATIASDRVIEPIMQGSKLVMSGHTFSANPLSAAVSLAVIEYVEKHNLVQAAEEKGNYLMNKLQGLKEKFSIIGDVRGKGLLIGIEFISNIKLSAFIQKVMNKGLLLYPSVAGKNGKEDSAFMIAPPLTITYGELDELLQILTESLTELEMEQSQLTYTAKGESV